A window of Leptospira bourretii genomic DNA:
TTACTTTAGTTTTTAGAGTTCCCGTAGAAGATTCTATATTGTTTGACTTAAAAGAAAAAAAAGGCGTTTTTATCGCAGAGGGACAACGTTCCATTCCCATTAAAATTACTAAAAATAGAAAATCCAAAGATACTGTTTTGACGGGTATTTCAGATGATTCCGATTTAAGACGAATTCTAAACCATGACCTACATCCCATCAGTATCCCAGTTTATGGAATTATGATGAATACTGAACTCGCAAACAAATTGGGAATTCAAAAGGGAGAAACTATTGTTATCGAAACTTTGGATGGGGAAAAAAGAAAAATTCCGGTAACTGTTTCTGCTTTCGCAAATGAAATTTTAGGCCAAGGTGTGTTTATCACTCGAAACAATCTCAATCGGATGTTAGACGAAGGCAGTTTAATTAATGTAGCTTTATTAAAAACAGATCCAATAGAAGATAAAAATTTAATTGAAGAGTTTAAAGACAATCCACTTGTGATTGGTTTGTTTTCTAAGTCAGCAATCCTCACTGCATTTAAGGAAGTGATGCAAAGGTCTCTCCAATCAACATCTGTTGTTATTTTAATATTTACAATTATCATTTCGATTGGCGTAATATATAATACAGCTATGATTACTTTATCTGAACGAATTTATGAACTAGGAAGTTTGCGAATTCTGGGATTTAGTTTGAAGGAAGTTTTTGAAATTATTGCCTGGGAACTCACTTGGCAAATTTTGGTGGCGATCCCAATCGGATGTCTTTTGGGAAACAAAGTTGCCAATTTAATATTAAACAGCAACGAAACAGAAGGATTTAAAGTTCCTGTAGTAATTTTCCCATCAACCTACTATTATTCGATCCTTCTGGCACTATTTACTGCAGCAATTAGTTTTGTAATCGTATATCGAAAGTTAAAAACAATGGATTTATTAAGTGTACTCAAGGTAAGAGAATAATATGACAAAAGAAAAAATATTAGAATTGGCCAAAACAAAAAACGCTAAGATCGCCGTTGGTGTGATACTTTTTTTAGTTATTTCTTTTTTAATTTTAAAAAAAGATCCAAAACCCGTAGAAGTTTCGGCTGTCACCCAAAGTGTTTACAAACAAATACTCTCAGTTCAAGGCAAAACAAAAATAAGAGAACTTTATACAGCCTATTCTCCAGTAAATGGTGTTATGCGGAGAGTGGAATTACATGCCGGAGATAAAGTTTCAAAGGGGATGACCTTAGTCACTGTTGACTGGGACATCATCAAAACTGTAAAAGCAACTGCAAACGGTCAAATTTTAAAAGTATACCGCGAAAGTGCGGGCCCGGTCGCTATGGGTGAGCGGATTTTGGACTACGGAGACATTACTAAAATTGATGTTTCTGCTTTTGTCCTATCGGAGGATATGCCTGACTTAGACCTCAATGATAAAGTTTTACTTACCGGATTTGGAGATCAAACTTTAGAAGGGCGTGTTTCTATCATAGAACCTTCTGCGATAACTAAAATTTCATCATTAGGTGTGGAGGAACAACGGGTTCCCATATTCATTGAATTTAATCCGCCACACGGAATTGGTGATGGTTATGAATTAGAATGTAAAATCATTCTATTTGAAAAACCAAATGCAATTGTCATACCCACTTCTGCATTGTTTCGTGAAGATGAAAAATGGGTAGTATTTACTGTTGAAAAAAAGAGAGCCAAACTTCGATTTGTTGAGGTTGAACACCAAAGTGAAGGAATTAGTATGATTAAAAATGGTCTTTCAGTTGGTGAATCAGTGATACTTTACCCTGGTGATACAGTGGTCAACGGAACTAAAGTCGTTCCCGAATAGGAACACTTGATTCTTTAGGTAAGGTGAAAAAAAACCTTGAACCCTTACCTAATTCACTTTCCACACGAATACTGCCACCATGTTTTTCGATAAATTCTTTGCACAAAATCAAACCAAGAGCAGTGCCTCTTTCCCCAATCGTACCAGGCATACTCGTTTGTTTGGCATCAATTCGAAATAACTTTTTTCTAATTTCTTCGTTGATACCAATTCCAAAATCAGTGATACAAATTTGAATGTCATTTTCTATAGATTCTGCTGATATCCTAACTTCAGCATTAGGTTGAGAATACTTAACCGCATTGGAAATTAGATTCCTAAGTATAGTTTCTATCATTTTTTCGTCCGCATACGCAGTTGTATTAGGATCAACCGAGTTCTTTACTATTATGGATTTGTTTTGAATCGAAAAAGAAACAGAAGCTATTGCCGATTCTATGGAGCGATATAAAGAGATACTCTCTGGAAAAAAAGCAATTTCTCCAGTTTGCGATCTTGCCCAAGTCAGTAAGTTTTCTAAAAGATTATAAATTTCACCAGAAGATTGAAAAAGAATACTCAAATCATTTTTTGTTCGTTTTAAGGGTCTTGCATCTAAATCTTCTAAAATCATACCAGCAAAGGTATTCATCCCGCCAATCGGGCCTTTTAAATCATGTGCAATGATCGAAAAAAATTTATCCTTAGTATGATTCAATAACTGTAATTCGGAAAAAAACTTATTCTTTTCTATTTCAGCTTTTTTTCTTTTATCAATGTTTCTTGAGACACCTAATATACTAATCGAACCATTGGGATTCCATTGAAAGACTGTATTTGCTTCGATCCAAATTGTTGAGCCATCTTTACAGTATTGTTCGACTTCGTCACTAAACGGTTTTCTTTCTCCTGTTTCTCTAAATTCTTGGATTCTCGTCGACAATACGTCCATTATATATTTAAAAGAAGTTGGTGTGAACGAATCTTGCACTGAATGAAGAACTGCCTCTTCCGAAGTAAAACCTGTAATGTTAACTATCGAAGGACTGACATAGAGATACTTTTTGTCATCATAATTTAATACCCAAATGACATCTGAAGTATTTTCAGCAAGCAAACGATATTTCTGTTCACTTTCCTCTTGACCTTTAATGAAGATATCAATACACATCATCAAAAAGCCAAATGTCATCATGACAGAAGTTACATAAAAAAACAAATAGGTGATGTCTTGAATGGGTCCTTTTCCAAATGCTATTTGCGAAACAGAAACATCAGCGAATGTATAATACAAAAAACGAAAAAATAAAAAAACGCCACAGGCTAAATAGAAAAAAGCTGCAAAATGACTTGATAGTCTTGCTTTTCTATTTGCTGCTAAGATGGTTTTAGAAGACAATATGAGTTGAATAGAAGCTGCAAAAGATATTAATGAAATTCGATATTTTGGCGCAAGATCAGAAAAATGGTGTAATACCAACAAAACAAATACGAAAACAACAGAGAAAAGTCCCGACTTCCACATTGTCTTTCTATCAAACATTGATAGTATGATGTTATTAGAATAAACGAGTGATAAAAGTATTAGTGAGTTCCCTGCGCTGATAGAAATCCAGTCCGGGATAACACCGCGGAGAGCTCCCATCACTACCCATCCTAGGGCCTGTAATAAAGTGGCAATTGACCAATCTTTAACAAAGCGAAGCCTTTGGAAATAACCTCTTGCCGCAAACCAAAGTCCCCCAGACATTAGCAAACATCCAACGATGTTTATAAATACAACTGTGCGAGGGTCTATGTTCATTGAAGTTAGGAGAAACCCGAGATTTCAAATAAATGTTTTTTTAAGTCTGTAATTTTATCAACTACAAATGAGGGATGATAGGTGAATTTTGCAAAGCTTTCAAATGCCAAACCTCAACAAAACTAAAATTAGGTGATCAAAGAGAATCCAAAAGATATACCAATAAAGATTCAAATTCCTTTTGATTAGCAGGACTCAGTTTTACTTTTTGTTTTTTATAGGATACAAATGAAAACGCAAGTGCATTGCCATGGATAAAATCAATTATAATGTTTAATGTTTTTTCAATATCGGCTTTTGGAAAAACCTTTTCAATTAAATATTCTAACGTTTGATTAAACGTCACAACAGAAGGAAACCCATTATAAGAATTTTTAATTAGGTATAGAGACATTCCTGGGTAGTCGAGAAATAGATTCCAATATTCATATAAAATTATTTTTAATGTTGATTTAGATGGTTTGTCAACAACAGCAACTTGGTCTTGGAACCGATTAAAGATTTGTTCTACCATCGCAAGAGTTAAAGCATCTTTATTTTCGAAGTAATGATAAACAGCCATCGGGTCCACACCTAATTTTGTAGCTAATTTCCGCATACTAAAGGATTCGTATCCGTCTTTTTCGCATATTTTCAGAGCAGTTTGAATTATTTTTTGTTTCATTTTTTG
This region includes:
- a CDS encoding TetR/AcrR family transcriptional regulator; protein product: MKQKIIQTALKICEKDGYESFSMRKLATKLGVDPMAVYHYFENKDALTLAMVEQIFNRFQDQVAVVDKPSKSTLKIILYEYWNLFLDYPGMSLYLIKNSYNGFPSVVTFNQTLEYLIEKVFPKADIEKTLNIIIDFIHGNALAFSFVSYKKQKVKLSPANQKEFESLLVYLLDSL
- a CDS encoding PAS domain-containing sensor histidine kinase; protein product: MSGGLWFAARGYFQRLRFVKDWSIATLLQALGWVVMGALRGVIPDWISISAGNSLILLSLVYSNNIILSMFDRKTMWKSGLFSVVFVFVLLVLHHFSDLAPKYRISLISFAASIQLILSSKTILAANRKARLSSHFAAFFYLACGVFLFFRFLYYTFADVSVSQIAFGKGPIQDITYLFFYVTSVMMTFGFLMMCIDIFIKGQEESEQKYRLLAENTSDVIWVLNYDDKKYLYVSPSIVNITGFTSEEAVLHSVQDSFTPTSFKYIMDVLSTRIQEFRETGERKPFSDEVEQYCKDGSTIWIEANTVFQWNPNGSISILGVSRNIDKRKKAEIEKNKFFSELQLLNHTKDKFFSIIAHDLKGPIGGMNTFAGMILEDLDARPLKRTKNDLSILFQSSGEIYNLLENLLTWARSQTGEIAFFPESISLYRSIESAIASVSFSIQNKSIIVKNSVDPNTTAYADEKMIETILRNLISNAVKYSQPNAEVRISAESIENDIQICITDFGIGINEEIRKKLFRIDAKQTSMPGTIGERGTALGLILCKEFIEKHGGSIRVESELGKGSRFFFTLPKESSVPIRERL
- a CDS encoding efflux RND transporter periplasmic adaptor subunit; translated protein: MTKEKILELAKTKNAKIAVGVILFLVISFLILKKDPKPVEVSAVTQSVYKQILSVQGKTKIRELYTAYSPVNGVMRRVELHAGDKVSKGMTLVTVDWDIIKTVKATANGQILKVYRESAGPVAMGERILDYGDITKIDVSAFVLSEDMPDLDLNDKVLLTGFGDQTLEGRVSIIEPSAITKISSLGVEEQRVPIFIEFNPPHGIGDGYELECKIILFEKPNAIVIPTSALFREDEKWVVFTVEKKRAKLRFVEVEHQSEGISMIKNGLSVGESVILYPGDTVVNGTKVVPE